The Primulina tabacum isolate GXHZ01 chromosome 16, ASM2559414v2, whole genome shotgun sequence genome window below encodes:
- the LOC142528239 gene encoding uncharacterized protein LOC142528239, with protein MASTSTSTLSMAVPLTGATLKRQPPSADGFLKPLPLKLSSNGATVSKRVGKFELNASWKEKVATGFTAGALTASMVVPDVAEAASGVSPSLKNFLLSIVAGGVVLFAIVGAVVGVSNFDPVKRS; from the coding sequence atggccTCCACCTCCACTTCCACCTTGTCGATGGCGGTGCCACTCACTGGTGCCACCCTAAAGAGACAGCCGCCAAGTGCCGATGGGTTCTTGAAGCCATTGCCGTTGAAACTATCATCAAATGGTGCAACGGTGTCGAAGCGAGTTGGGAAATTTGAGTTGAATGCTTCATGGAAGGAGAAGGTGGCAACCGGATTCACAGCAGGTGCTTTGACTGCTTCGATGGTCGTACCCGACGTGGCGGAGGCGGCTAGCGGCGTTTCGCCGTCACTGAAGAACTTCTTGCTGAGCATTGTGGCTGGTGGTGTTGTCCTATTTGCCATAGTTGGGGCGGTGGTTGGTGTATCCAACTTTGATCCTGTCAAGCGGAGCTGA
- the LOC142528238 gene encoding vacuolar protein sorting-associated protein 2 homolog 1-like translates to MGEAMKGVTKAMGQMNRQMNLPSLQKIMQEFERQNEKMELVSELMDDAINDALEGDEEEEETEELVNQVLDEIGIDTNSELVNAPSATVAESNAKNKVPQAEATGDDDDGIDSDLQARLDNLRKM, encoded by the exons ATGGGGGAGGCGATGAAAGGCGTCACCAAGGCAATGGGGCAAATGAATAGGCAGATGAACCTTCCATCACTGCAGAAGATAATGCAAGAATTTGAAAGACAGAATGAGAAAATGGAACTGGTTAGTGAGTTGATGGATGATGCTATCAACGATGCATTGGAAGGAGATGAGGAAGAAGAAGAAACGGAAGAGTTGGTAAATCAGGTTCTTGATGAAATCGGCATTGATACCAACTCTGAG CTTGTTAATGCACCTTCTGCCACAGTCGCTGAATCGAATGCAAAGAATAAGGTTCCACAAGCTGAGGCGAcaggagatgatgatgatggaaTAGACAGTGACCTACAGGCCAGGTTGGACAATTTGAGGAAAATGTGA
- the LOC142528497 gene encoding glutathione S-transferase T3-like has product MPIENEPPTPTFVPETQLSHRETRVDLENVQIADVDVEGTKKRIIWKKEEDELLARSYVTMSDDPVIAIIRRGMIFGDVLQKKVNRFNANYNSVYNTYRSGHSDEDILQFAYEKYRDENNGVAFNLEHVWRIMKTRPLFIPQSDDHLVGTKKARISESGASNTSSNKDASVDFDINEEEIRPIGQKAAKRKEEMKAKAALNKSEAKKSKYLLKEYEILSKDTSQMTPEQLIVHEHLCDQIREKWNM; this is encoded by the exons ATGCCAATCGAAAACGAACCGCCAACTCCTACGTTTGTCCCAGAGACTCAGTTGTCCCACCGTGAAACACGAGTTGATCTCGAAAATGTGCAAATTGCTGATGTAGATGTTGAGGGTACGAAGAAGCGAATAATATGGAAAAAGGAGGAAGACGAGCTACTAGCGAGATCGTATGTCACAATGAGTGATGACCCAGTCATCGCAATTATCAGAAGGGGAATGATTTTTGGAGACGTGTTGCAA AAAAAGGTAAATCGCTTCAACGCAAATTATAATAGTGTTTACAATACTTATCGAAGTGGCCATAGTGATGAAGACATATTGCAGTTTGCATATGAAAAATATCGTGATGAAAATAATGGAGTTGCATTTAATCTGGAGCATGTGTGGAGAATCATGAAAACACGTCCACTGTTTATCCCACAGTCCGATGATCACTTGGTTGGTACAAAGAAAGCGAGAATCTCAGAGTCGGGGGCTAGCAACACCTCATCGAACAAAGATGCAAGTGTTGATTTTGATATAAATGAAGAAGAGATTCGTCCAATTGGTCAAAAAGCCGCAAAAAGAAAAG AGGAGATGAAAGCAAAAGCGGCTTTGAACAAATCTGAAGCTAAAAAGAGCAAATATTTGCTTAAGGAATACGAAATCCTTTCGAAAGACACTTCACAAATGACGCCGGAGCAGCTTATAGTTCATGAACATCTGTGTGACCAAATTAGAGAGAAATGGAATATGTAA
- the LOC142529135 gene encoding protein Brevis radix-like 4, with product MLTCMEHSSGKASTVEETNAKQPNKTLSSQIKDMALKASGAYRHCTPCANQQAEQQKRNRNFSVGEPDKSGRRTFYRREWSSSSGRKELEARLGAISIGQGTSASASGRLADTVVFVEESEPKEWVAQVEPGVLITFLSLPKGGNDLKRVQFSHEMFNKWQARRWWTENCEKVMELYNVQRLNRQSFPLPTTPRSQDDTSSNTRACTDSPLTSSLLREQKPHTPDRPNIGMVNGYLSDSLDHGYEHSRAHNNSNGVATTPKLSSTSGVKTEISSMDALTRTSSFRDADRSGEISSNNGNYLDTEWVEQDEPGVYLTISSLPDGRKELRRVRFSREKFHETHARLWWEENRVRINKQYL from the exons ATGCTTACATGCATGGAACATTCGAGTGGTAAGGCGTCGACGGTGGAGGAAACCAACGCCAAACAACCCAACAAAACCCTCTCATCTCAG ATCAAGGACATGGCTTTGAAGGCTTCCGGCGCGTACCGCCACTGCACCCCCTGCGCGAATCAGCAGGCGGAGCAGCAGAAGAGGAACCGCAACTTCAGCGTCGGAGAGCCGGACAAATCCGGTCGGCGGACTTTTTACCGGCGTGAATGGAGCTCAAGCTCGGGAAGGAAGGAGCTGGAAGCAAGGCTGGGGGCGATCTCAATCGGTCAAGGGACCTCGGCGTCGGCGAGTGGCCGCCTGGCGGATACGGTCGTGTTCGTGGAAGAGAGCGAACCGAAAGAGTGGGTGGCTCAGGTCGAACCGGGAGTTCTAATTACCTTCTTGTCCTTGCCCAAGGGTGGGAATGATCTCAAGCGAGTCCAATTCAG TCATGAAATGTTCAACAAATGGCAAGCTCGTAGGTGGTGGACGGAGAACTGTGAAAAGGTGATGGAACTATACAACGTGCAGAGGCTGAATCGTCAATCTTTCCCTCTTCCTACGACTCCTAGATCACAAGATGACACGAGTTCAAACACACGAGCTTGTACAGATAGCCCTTTAACGTCGTCTTTACTAAGAGAGCAAAAACCTCATACACCGGATCGACCAAATATTGGAATGGTTAACGGATATCTTTCAGATTCACTAGACCACGGCTATGAACATTCTCGAGCTCACAATAACTCTAACGGTGTTGCCACGACTCCTAAACTCTCCAGCACTAGTGGCGTCAAGACGGAGATATCGTCAATGGACGCTTTGACGAGGACTAGCTCTTTTCGAGATGCTGACCGGTCCGGAGAGATATCTTCAAACAATGGCAACTATTTGGATACAGAATGGGTCGAACAGGATGAGCCTGGTGTGTACCTGACCATCAGTTCTCTGCCTGATGGTAGAAAAGAACTCAGACGTGTTAGATTCAG CCGAGAGAAGTTCCATGAGACGCATGCTAGGTTATGGTGGGAAGAGAACCGAGTAAggataaacaaacaatacttgTGA
- the LOC142529737 gene encoding nuclear transcription factor Y subunit A-3-like isoform X2, with protein sequence MDKARSEGQCASSDSARDNSCGNHRFVVKPPLFLGNPNFSINVPEAEINQPMIPYIYSDPYIGGLFTAYGAQTMPHLMGPASGRVPLPVDLPDDGPIYVNAKQYNGILRRRQTRAKLEAQNKLVRSRKPYLHESRHVHALKRVRGSGGRFLSTKKPHQSDSRTPASSQNVGISCRDMHQFETNKHSTPPTTEGARIMGTDTVYQQPPDSRFSNAISTHVAGPVVGNGGLMYNGNRHFASVVQ encoded by the exons ATGGACAAGGCAAGATCTGAAGGTCAATGTGCTTCCTCAGACTCTG CCCGGGATAATAGCTGTGGGAACCATCGATTTGTTGTGAAGCCTCCTCTGTTTCTGGGCAATCCCAATTTTTCCATCAACGTTCCGGAAGCTGAAATCAACCAACCTATG ATTCCATATATTTACTCAGACCCATACATTGGTGGGTTATTTACTGCCTATGGAGCTCAGACAATG CCTCACTTGATGGGCCCAGCCTCTGGTCGAGTTCCACTGCCTGTTGATCTTCCTGATGATGGTCCAATATATGTCAATGCTAAACAGTACAATGGAATTCTTCGTAGGAGACAGACACGTGCAAAGCTTGAGGCTCAAAACAAACTTGTCAGGAGTAGGAAA CCGTATCTGCACGAGTCTAGACATGTACACGCACTAAAAAGGGTCCGTGGCTCTGGTGGACGTTTTCTCAGCACCAAGAAGCCTCACCAGTCTGACTCTCGTACACCTGCCAGCTCTCAGAATGTAGGTATTTCGTGCCGGGACATGCATCAATTTGAAACTAACAAGCATAGTACTCCCCCCACAACCGAAGGTGCGCGCATTATGGGAACTGATACAGTCTATCAGCAACCACCAGATAGCAGGTTTTCAAACGCTATCTCGACCCATGTGGCTGGTCCTGTTGTAGGCAATGGTGGCCTCATGTACAATGGGAATCGGCACTTTGCTTCAGTTGTCCAGTGA
- the LOC142529737 gene encoding nuclear transcription factor Y subunit A-3-like isoform X1, translated as MDKARSEGQCASSDSARDNSCGNHRFVVKPPLFLGNPNFSINVPEAEINQPMIPYIYSDPYIGGLFTAYGAQTMIQPHLMGPASGRVPLPVDLPDDGPIYVNAKQYNGILRRRQTRAKLEAQNKLVRSRKPYLHESRHVHALKRVRGSGGRFLSTKKPHQSDSRTPASSQNVGISCRDMHQFETNKHSTPPTTEGARIMGTDTVYQQPPDSRFSNAISTHVAGPVVGNGGLMYNGNRHFASVVQ; from the exons ATGGACAAGGCAAGATCTGAAGGTCAATGTGCTTCCTCAGACTCTG CCCGGGATAATAGCTGTGGGAACCATCGATTTGTTGTGAAGCCTCCTCTGTTTCTGGGCAATCCCAATTTTTCCATCAACGTTCCGGAAGCTGAAATCAACCAACCTATG ATTCCATATATTTACTCAGACCCATACATTGGTGGGTTATTTACTGCCTATGGAGCTCAGACAATG ATTCAGCCTCACTTGATGGGCCCAGCCTCTGGTCGAGTTCCACTGCCTGTTGATCTTCCTGATGATGGTCCAATATATGTCAATGCTAAACAGTACAATGGAATTCTTCGTAGGAGACAGACACGTGCAAAGCTTGAGGCTCAAAACAAACTTGTCAGGAGTAGGAAA CCGTATCTGCACGAGTCTAGACATGTACACGCACTAAAAAGGGTCCGTGGCTCTGGTGGACGTTTTCTCAGCACCAAGAAGCCTCACCAGTCTGACTCTCGTACACCTGCCAGCTCTCAGAATGTAGGTATTTCGTGCCGGGACATGCATCAATTTGAAACTAACAAGCATAGTACTCCCCCCACAACCGAAGGTGCGCGCATTATGGGAACTGATACAGTCTATCAGCAACCACCAGATAGCAGGTTTTCAAACGCTATCTCGACCCATGTGGCTGGTCCTGTTGTAGGCAATGGTGGCCTCATGTACAATGGGAATCGGCACTTTGCTTCAGTTGTCCAGTGA